The genomic region TAGCCAGCGCGGCGGTATCGGCGAATGGCCCGAGGCTGATGCAGCGCTCCGGCGTGGTTGGCGGCGGCGCTGCGTCCTCGGCCGCTTTGGCTTCGGGCGGCACTGCGGTCGCTTCGGCGACAGGCGCGGGTGCAGGCCGGGGGCCGGGGCGTTCGCTGACCAGTCGCAGGCGCGCGATCCCCGATGACGCATCTTCGATGACCGTCGGCGCAGCGTCCGGCCGGGACAGCCACCATGCGGTGATGCCGAGGTTGATGACCACCAGTAAAACGATCAGTGCGCGCAGGCTCATGCCGGCATTCTGGCCCAAGCCGCCAACCCTTCCAACACCAGCGCTGGCGCACGCAGCGGCCGGTTGTCCTTGCCCATGCCCATGTCCAGACCAGGCAACGCATCGACGCCGCCGCCGTGCAGCAGCAGCCGCGGCGTCGCACCAAGCAGCGCCGTGCCGGCGTCCAGCGCGTCGCGGATCAGCGCCAGCGCCGCGCCATCGCAGCCCGAGCGCAGCGCATCGGGGGTGTTGTCGGCGAAGGCGACGAATTCGCCGCCGTGCTCCGGCAGCTGCGTCGCGCGCGCATGCAGCGCCGCGCGCATCAGCGCAGGCGAGGGTGCGATGCGTCCGCCGCGATGCAGCCCAGCGGCATCGATCAGATCGAGGGTGATCGCGGTACCGATGCCGACGACCAGCCATGGCCCCGGGTCGCCCGCAAATTTGTCGCGCGCGCGCGCGCCGAGCATCGCCAGAAAACGATCCGCACCCAGCGTCTCCGGCTGCGGATAGGCGATCCGCAGATCGCCGAACCGCAATACCGTCCGCGCGATCGAAATACACCCGCAGCGCGCGGCCAGCGCGTCGAGCAAGCGCGTGCGCAGCGTCGCGGAACCCACGGTGGTCAGCGCCGCCGCGTCGAAGCGTGTCGGCAACGCGGCATCCCAACCGGCGGGCAGGGTTTCGCCATCGTGGGCCACGGCCACGACTTCACCGATCCCGCCGTCATCGTGCAGCGCCGCGTATTTCAGCCGGGTGTTGCCGAGGTCGAAGAGGAAGGTCGTCATCGCCGCCATCATGCCTGTGTCGGCATGCGTTTGCGTACGCCGACTTCGCCCGCGCGCAGCAACAGTTCGCCCGTGGCGGTGCGCAGCCGCAGCGCACCGTCCTCCGCGAGCCCGGCCGCGACGCCTGCCTGCGCGACGCCGCCGATAGCGGTGGCCACGTCGGCATCGCGCAGCGCATCGAGCGCATCGAATCGCGGCAGGAACGGCGCGAGGCCTTCGGCATCGAAGCGATCGATCGCGTCGACCAGCGCCGCCAGCACCGCCGCAGCGATGCTGTTTCGCGAGGGCAGCGCATCGCCCAGCAAAGCGTGCAGATCCGTCCACGGCTGATCGATCGCAACGGCAGCGTCTTTCGGCATCCGTATATTCAAGCCGAGCCCGATCACCGCACGCGGCCGTCCTTCCTGCATGCCACCCTCGATCAGCACGCCGCCGATCTTGCGGAGCGATTCGCCATTGTCGACCACCAGATCGTTCGGCCATTTGACCCGTACGGAATGCGCACCGAGCCTCTGCAGGGCTTCTGCGGTGGCGATGCCGACGACCAGACTGAGCCCGCCGAGTCGCGCGAGTTCGCCATCGAAACGCCGTGCGAGCGACAGATACAGATTGTTGCCGGGCGGGGATGTCCACACGCGGCCATGCCGGCCGCGACCGCCGGTCTGCTGTTCCGCGAACAGTACGTCGATGCCGTTTGAGGAGGTGTGCCGGCGCAGCAGTTCGCTGTTGGTCGAATCGATCCGGTCGACGATGTCGAGGGTCGCGATCCGTGTCTGTGTCGTCGCCGACAACCGTGCGCGCAGTGACGCGGCATCGAGCGCGTCGTCGAAGCGATGTCCGCTCATGCGCGCCGTGCCCACCGGTGCAGCAGCCGCGCTTTCTCGAACCGGGATTCGGTGCCCGCGCGCAGCCGCGCGAGATTGGCCCGATGGGTGAACAGCAGCAGCAGGGCGACCGCGATCGCGAACGCGACCCGGACCGCATCCGCATGCGTGACCAGCGCGAGCGCGACGATCGACAACCCCGCGAGGATCGTGCTCAGGCCGACATAGCCGGTGAGGATCAGGCCGCACAGCCAGACCGCAAGCAGCACCGGTACCGCCGCCGGCCACAGCACCGCGACGCCGCCGACCACCGTCGCTGCGCCCTTGCCGCCGCGGAAGCCGTGCCAGACCGGCCATACGTGACCGATGCCTGCAGCGAATGCAGTGGCGTAGGGCAGCCATGCCGCATGCGCATCCTGCGCGAAACGCAGCCCCAGCCACGCCGCGAGCGCGCCCTTGCCGATGTCGATGACGACCACGCCGAGTGCAAATTTCACGCCTTGGGTGCGCAAAGCGTTGGTGCCGCCGGCGTTGCCGCTGCCCTGGGTGCGGATATCGACGCCGCGCAGTTTTCCCAGCAGCAGGCTGCCTGAAAGCGAGCCGAGCAGATAGGCGATGAAGACGAAAGCGATGGCGAGCGTGTCGGTAGGCATCGGGTCGGCAGGCGTTCAGTGCGCCACGGTGTCGGTGGTCTTTCGCGATTTTCGCAGGATCGCCCGCACGATGCCGCCGACGCCGCCGGCAACCGCCGGAAAGACCAGCAGCGTCAGCGACGAGAACAGCAGCAACACGATCCAGGCTCGCGTTTCGCTGCTGCCGAACGCATAGGCGTATGCGTTCATGCCGATCCATGCACCCACGAGGCAGAGCAGCGCGCGAAGCATGCCGACGCGCAATCCGATGACCAGGACCGGAATCGCCAGCACCGCCTGGCAGAGGAAGAACCCCGTCGAGTTGTCGAAGGGCTCGAATTTCCCGGAGACCAGCTGCGACGCGACCCAGCTCAGCGGTCCGAGCAACAGGCCGATCGCGAAGTACAGGAGGATGCGCATGCCCGGTTACTCCGGCGCCGGCTGGAACGATGCCACCAATGTCCTGCGCCCGGCATGCGCGCCGATGGCGGGGCCGGTTTCGACCAGGTGCGCTTCGCTCAGCTCCAGCCGCTCCCGCAACGCGGCGAGCAGTCGCTCGCCGTCGGCGAGGGCGTCGCAATGGCCGATGATCGCGCGCAGTCGCGTCTTTGCGCCGAACGCCTTGCGCACGCGCCTGGCGACATGGCCCGCAAAGGCTTCCGGTGCCTTCGCCTTCGCGATCAGGCCACCGGCGATACCCAGTCTGCCGTCGGTCTTCATCTTCGCGACCGGCGTGAGTCCGGTGATGTTCACCATCGATTCGGCCCAACCCGGAATGCGTCCGCCGCGCACCGCGTGGCGGATGTCGCGCGCCATCGCCCAGGTGAGGGTGTGCGGGCGCAGGCGTTCGAGTTCACGCAGGATCGCATCGGCGTCCGCCCCTGCATCGGCCATCTCTGCCGCGCGCCACGCCAGCAACCCTTGTCCGCCGGCGACGTTGATGCTGTCGAAGACGTGAATCTTGCCGCGTGAGCCGACGTCGTCGCCGCGTGCCGCCGCGTGCTCCGCCGATTGCAGCGTGCCCGACAGCGCGCGCGACAGTCCGACATAGATCACGTCCGGGTGGTGCGCGCACAGGAATTCGAAGTGCCGCCGGAAATCGCCCGGCGGCGGCTGGCTGGTGCGCGGCAGTTGCCGCGACGCGGCCATGCGCCGGTAGAACTCGCCGGTGGCGAGACCGATCTTGTCGAGATAATCGCGGTCGTCCAGGTTCACCCGCACCGGCACCACGTGCAGGGCGTAGCGTTCGGCGATGGCCTCGGGCAGATCGACGGCGCTGTCGGTGACGACGGCCACGCGATCTTCGCGCTCGGCGCTGCGCGACTGCAGCAGCATGTCGTCGGCCTTCATGCCTTCGACCGTCGCGAATGCCGCGCAGGCGTCGAACAACTGCTGCGGCGTGCCGACATGCGCATGCACGCGCATCCGCGTGCCGCCGCCGGCGAGCACCATCGAATCCGCGCCGATCGCGTCCAGCGCCGCACGCAGCGCGCCGCGCTCGATCGGCACGCCGCGTTCGCTGTCGACGATCAACAGGCATTCCGTGCACCAGCGGCGATCGGGATCGACCGCATCGTGCGCCGGATGCGCATGGTCGTCGTCGCCGTTCCCGTCCTCGTCGCCTTCGTTCGCCGCGCGCAGGTTCGCGCGCAGACGCATCGCGCGCGGGCCGCCCTCGACGAATTCGCCGATCCCTTCGAGAAGATCGACGAAGCCCTGGGCGCCGGCATCGACCACGCCCGCCCTTTGCAGCAGCGCCATCTGCTGCGGCGTGCGCGCCAACGCGCGCCGTGCCTGCGCCAAGGCCTGGTTGAAACCGCCGCGCGGGTCGTTCCGCAGTTGCGCTGCGGATTCTTCCATCGCATCGGCGAAGCTGTCGATCACGCTGATGATCGTGCCTTCCACCGGATGGGCGAGCGCAGCGCGGGCACTGTCGGCGCCATGGCGGACCGCAGCGGCCAGCGTCCGTGCGTCCAGCGAGGGCTGCGCGCGCGCATGTTCGGCCACGCCGTGCAGGAACTGGGCGAGGATCGCGCCGGAATTGCCGCGCGCGCCATCGATGGCGTCGTCGCCGATCCGTTTCAGAAGCTCGCCGATGTGACGGCTGCGCCGGCTCAGGGCGCCGTTGAGGACACTGCCCAGGGTGAAGGCGAGGTTGTTGCCGGTGTCGCCATCGGCGACCGGGAAGACATTGATCCTGTTCAGTCCATCGCGCGCGGCGATGACCCGGCGGGTGCCGGCGATCAGCGCACGGCGCAGTGCCGGCGCCGTCAGATGGGCTGCAGGCGTGGCTGTGGCTCCGGAACCATCGCTGGTGTCCGGTCGCGGGTCTGAAGAGACGGTGTTCACGGCGCGAGTCTGCCGCAACTCGTGCCCTCCCGGATGCTGCGCCGCAGCAGGCATCGCCGGCTGCGGTCGGCGGCGGGGCTGCGTCAGCAAAAGCGGTCACATCCGCGCTATAGTCGCCGTCTTGTCTGGGCCTCCGCCACGATGGATACCGTCATGCGCCGTTCCCGCTTCCTTCCGTTCACGCTGCTGCTGCTCGCGCTGGTCAGTCTCCCGGTCGCCGCGCGCACCTCGCCGCTCTCGAACGCCGGTGAAGATGTCGCCAGCTGCCCCGATACCGGTGCCGCAGACGACGACCAGACCGATCCGGCCAACAAGTCCACCGCAACCAAGCGCGCCGCAGCGCCTACCGCGACCAAGGTGCGTCCCGCAGTGCGCGGCAACGACACCGCGCCGGGACGCGCGCCGCGCTGGCACCGCTTCCTGCCCGGCATGTACCGCTGAGTCTGCTCCGCGCGTCCCGCACTTGCGCTGGCTCCTCGGACTGTTCGCCCGACCCGATCCGATCGATACCGCCCAATGGCGGCGCGTCCGCGCATCCTTGCCCTGGATCGAGAGGCTCGATCCCGACCGCGACGATCGTCTTCGCGCGCTGACTGCGGGATTCCTGCACGGCAAGACCATCACGCCGGTGGACGGCCTGGTCCTCGACCCGGACCAGCGCTGCATGCTCGCCGCGCTGTGCTGTCTGCCACTGCTCGAATTCGGCGCGGAAGG from Lysobacter sp. harbors:
- a CDS encoding type III pantothenate kinase: MTTFLFDLGNTRLKYAALHDDGGIGEVVAVAHDGETLPAGWDAALPTRFDAAALTTVGSATLRTRLLDALAARCGCISIARTVLRFGDLRIAYPQPETLGADRFLAMLGARARDKFAGDPGPWLVVGIGTAITLDLIDAAGLHRGGRIAPSPALMRAALHARATQLPEHGGEFVAFADNTPDALRSGCDGAALALIRDALDAGTALLGATPRLLLHGGGVDALPGLDMGMGKDNRPLRAPALVLEGLAAWARMPA
- a CDS encoding DegV family EDD domain-containing protein, yielding MNTVSSDPRPDTSDGSGATATPAAHLTAPALRRALIAGTRRVIAARDGLNRINVFPVADGDTGNNLAFTLGSVLNGALSRRSRHIGELLKRIGDDAIDGARGNSGAILAQFLHGVAEHARAQPSLDARTLAAAVRHGADSARAALAHPVEGTIISVIDSFADAMEESAAQLRNDPRGGFNQALAQARRALARTPQQMALLQRAGVVDAGAQGFVDLLEGIGEFVEGGPRAMRLRANLRAANEGDEDGNGDDDHAHPAHDAVDPDRRWCTECLLIVDSERGVPIERGALRAALDAIGADSMVLAGGGTRMRVHAHVGTPQQLFDACAAFATVEGMKADDMLLQSRSAEREDRVAVVTDSAVDLPEAIAERYALHVVPVRVNLDDRDYLDKIGLATGEFYRRMAASRQLPRTSQPPPGDFRRHFEFLCAHHPDVIYVGLSRALSGTLQSAEHAAARGDDVGSRGKIHVFDSINVAGGQGLLAWRAAEMADAGADADAILRELERLRPHTLTWAMARDIRHAVRGGRIPGWAESMVNITGLTPVAKMKTDGRLGIAGGLIAKAKAPEAFAGHVARRVRKAFGAKTRLRAIIGHCDALADGERLLAALRERLELSEAHLVETGPAIGAHAGRRTLVASFQPAPE
- the plsY gene encoding glycerol-3-phosphate 1-O-acyltransferase PlsY — encoded protein: MPTDTLAIAFVFIAYLLGSLSGSLLLGKLRGVDIRTQGSGNAGGTNALRTQGVKFALGVVVIDIGKGALAAWLGLRFAQDAHAAWLPYATAFAAGIGHVWPVWHGFRGGKGAATVVGGVAVLWPAAVPVLLAVWLCGLILTGYVGLSTILAGLSIVALALVTHADAVRVAFAIAVALLLLFTHRANLARLRAGTESRFEKARLLHRWARRA
- a CDS encoding biotin--[acetyl-CoA-carboxylase] ligase yields the protein MSGHRFDDALDAASLRARLSATTQTRIATLDIVDRIDSTNSELLRRHTSSNGIDVLFAEQQTGGRGRHGRVWTSPPGNNLYLSLARRFDGELARLGGLSLVVGIATAEALQRLGAHSVRVKWPNDLVVDNGESLRKIGGVLIEGGMQEGRPRAVIGLGLNIRMPKDAAVAIDQPWTDLHALLGDALPSRNSIAAAVLAALVDAIDRFDAEGLAPFLPRFDALDALRDADVATAIGGVAQAGVAAGLAEDGALRLRTATGELLLRAGEVGVRKRMPTQA